One segment of Platichthys flesus chromosome 15, fPlaFle2.1, whole genome shotgun sequence DNA contains the following:
- the LOC133970039 gene encoding arrestin red cell isoform X3 gives MGDKAGTRVFKKSSPNCKVTVYLGKRDFVDHLDHVDPVDGVILVDPEYLKDRKVFVTLTCAFRYGREDLDVLGLSFRKDLYISTFQAFPPVPEERKPNSRLQERLLKKLGQHAHPFYFTVPQNLPCSVTLQPGPEDTGKACGVDFEIRAFCAKSIEEKIHKRNSVRLVIRKVQYAPEKPGPQPMVETTRSFLMSDRSLHLEASLDKELYYHGEPISVNVHVTNNSTKTVKRVKISVRQYADICLFSTAQYKCPVAQQEADDQVSSSSTFCKVYTLTPTLDKNREKRGLALDGKLKHEDTNLASSTIVKDVTNKEVLGILVSYRVKVKLVVSRGGDVSVELPFILMHPKPVEAPVSRPQSAVPEMDPPIDTNLIEFDTNSISQDDDFVFEDFARLRLKGAVDDKDEDC, from the exons aGTTTTTAAGAAGTCCAGCCCCAACTGTAAG GTGACAGTTTACCTGGGAAAGAGAGACTTCGTGGATCATCTGGATCACGTGGATCCTGTAG ACGGAGTGATCCTCGTCGACCCCGAGTATCTGAAGGACAGGAAAG TCTTCGTCACGTTGACGTGTGCGTTTCGTTACGGACGCGAGGACCTGGACGTGCTGGGTCTGTCGTTCAGGAAGGATCTCTACATCTCCACCTTCCAG GCGTTTCCTCCGGTGCCTGAGGAGCGGAAACCAAACAGTCGCCTTCAGGAGCGGCTGCTGAAGAAACTCGGCCAACATGCACACCCCTTCTACTTCACT GTTCCTCAGAACCTCCCGTGTTCTGTCACTTTACAGCCCGGCCCAGAGGACACTGggaag GCCTGTGGCGTGGACTTTGAGATCAGAGCTTTCTGCGCCAAGTCAATAGAAGAGAAGATTCACAAGAG gaactCCGTGCGTCTGGTCATCAGGAAGGTTCAGTATGCTCCAGAGAAACCAGGTCCTCAGCCGATGGTGGAGACGACTCGCAGCTTCCTGATGTCGGACAGGTCCCTGCACCTGGAGGCCTCTCTGGACAaggag ctgtatTACCACGGCGAGCCCATCAGCGTCAACGTTCACGTCACCAACAACTCCACCAAGACCGTCAAGAGGGTGAAGATCTCAG TGCGTCAGTATGCAGACATCTGTCTGTTCAGCACGGCTCAGTACAAATGTCCTGTGGCTCAGCAGGAGGCAGA TGACCAGGTGTCGTCCAGCTCCACCTTCTGTAAAGTTTACACTCTGACTCCCACGCTCGACAAGAACCGAGAGAAGAGAGGACTCGCCCTGGACGGGAAGCTGAAGCACGAAGACACCAACCTGGCCTCGTCCACCAt TGTGAAGGACGTCACCAACAAAGAGGTTCTGGGGATCCTGGTGTCGTACAGAGTCAAAGTGAAGCTGGTGGTCTCACGTGgagg agACGTGTCTGTGGAGCTCCCCTTCATCTTGATGCATCCTAAACCTGTGGAAGCTCCAGTGTCTCGTCCTCAATCag ctGTTCCGGAGATGGACCCCCCCATCGACACCAACTTGATAGAGTTTGACACAAA CAGCATCTCCCAGGACGATGACTTCGTCTTCGAGGACTTCGCCCGCCTGCGACTCAAAGGAGCCGTGGACGACAAAGACGAGGACTGCTAG
- the LOC133970039 gene encoding arrestin red cell isoform X4, producing the protein MGDKAGTRVFKKSSPNCKVTVYLGKRDFVDHLDHVDPVDGVILVDPEYLKDRKVFVTLTCAFRYGREDLDVLGLSFRKDLYISTFQAFPPVPEERKPNSRLQERLLKKLGQHAHPFYFTVPQNLPCSVTLQPGPEDTGKACGVDFEIRAFCAKSIEEKIHKRNSVRLVIRKVQYAPEKPGPQPMVETTRSFLMSDRSLHLEASLDKELYYHGEPISVNVHVTNNSTKTVKRVKISVRQYADICLFSTAQYKCPVAQQEADDQVSSSSTFCKVYTLTPTLDKNREKRGLALDGKLKHEDTNLASSTIVKDVTNKEVLGILVSYRVKVKLVVSRGGDVSVELPFILMHPKPVEAPVSRPQSAVPEMDPPIDTNLIEFDTNISQDDDFVFEDFARLRLKGAVDDKDEDC; encoded by the exons aGTTTTTAAGAAGTCCAGCCCCAACTGTAAG GTGACAGTTTACCTGGGAAAGAGAGACTTCGTGGATCATCTGGATCACGTGGATCCTGTAG ACGGAGTGATCCTCGTCGACCCCGAGTATCTGAAGGACAGGAAAG TCTTCGTCACGTTGACGTGTGCGTTTCGTTACGGACGCGAGGACCTGGACGTGCTGGGTCTGTCGTTCAGGAAGGATCTCTACATCTCCACCTTCCAG GCGTTTCCTCCGGTGCCTGAGGAGCGGAAACCAAACAGTCGCCTTCAGGAGCGGCTGCTGAAGAAACTCGGCCAACATGCACACCCCTTCTACTTCACT GTTCCTCAGAACCTCCCGTGTTCTGTCACTTTACAGCCCGGCCCAGAGGACACTGggaag GCCTGTGGCGTGGACTTTGAGATCAGAGCTTTCTGCGCCAAGTCAATAGAAGAGAAGATTCACAAGAG gaactCCGTGCGTCTGGTCATCAGGAAGGTTCAGTATGCTCCAGAGAAACCAGGTCCTCAGCCGATGGTGGAGACGACTCGCAGCTTCCTGATGTCGGACAGGTCCCTGCACCTGGAGGCCTCTCTGGACAaggag ctgtatTACCACGGCGAGCCCATCAGCGTCAACGTTCACGTCACCAACAACTCCACCAAGACCGTCAAGAGGGTGAAGATCTCAG TGCGTCAGTATGCAGACATCTGTCTGTTCAGCACGGCTCAGTACAAATGTCCTGTGGCTCAGCAGGAGGCAGA TGACCAGGTGTCGTCCAGCTCCACCTTCTGTAAAGTTTACACTCTGACTCCCACGCTCGACAAGAACCGAGAGAAGAGAGGACTCGCCCTGGACGGGAAGCTGAAGCACGAAGACACCAACCTGGCCTCGTCCACCAt TGTGAAGGACGTCACCAACAAAGAGGTTCTGGGGATCCTGGTGTCGTACAGAGTCAAAGTGAAGCTGGTGGTCTCACGTGgagg agACGTGTCTGTGGAGCTCCCCTTCATCTTGATGCATCCTAAACCTGTGGAAGCTCCAGTGTCTCGTCCTCAATCag ctGTTCCGGAGATGGACCCCCCCATCGACACCAACTTGATAGAGTTTGACACAAA CATCTCCCAGGACGATGACTTCGTCTTCGAGGACTTCGCCCGCCTGCGACTCAAAGGAGCCGTGGACGACAAAGACGAGGACTGCTAG
- the taf9 gene encoding transcription initiation factor TFIID subunit 9 isoform X1, producing MSAPKTIPKDAQVMIQILKDMGITEYEPRVINQMLEFTYRYVTTIIEDAKIYATHAKKSNVDADDIKLAIQCRMDQSFTSPPPRDFLLEVARQKNQAPLPLIKPYTGPRLPPDRYCLTAPNYRLKSVQKKVSSAGRISVPRLSVSAVSSRPTTPTLGTPSVQSVTAKVGAPVSLTGQRFTVQIPPPSQTTITKTIRIAAPSTPAVSNVLINPSLIGSKNILISTNMASQSSGGESLKRKHEDEDDYDAL from the exons ATGTCTGCTCCGAAAACGATCCCGAAAGATGCTCAG GTGATGATCCAGATCCTGAAGGACATGGGCATCACCGAGTACGAACCTCGGGTCATCAACCAGATGCTGGAGTTCACCTACC GCTACGTGACGACCATCATCGAGGACGCCAAAATCTACGCGACACACGCCAAGAAGTCCAACGTGGACGCGGACGACATCAAACTGGCGATCCAGTGTCGCATGGACCAGTCGTTCACTTCACCGCCACCACGAGAT TTCCTGTTGGAGGTTGCGAGGCAGAAGAACCAGGCTCCTCTGCCGCTCATCAAACCGTACACGGGACCTCGACTCCCCCCCGACCGCTACTGCCTGACGGCGCCAAACTACCGACTCAAGTCCGTCCAGAAGAAG gtGTCGTCCGCCGGCAGGATCTCGGTGCCTCGCCTCAGTGTCAGCGCCGTCTCCAGCAGGCCGACCACGCCCACCCTCG GAACTCCATCGGTTCAGTCCGTCACCGCCAAAGTCGGAGCTCCGGTGTCTCTGACGGGTCAAAGGTTCACGGTGCAGATTCCACCGCCCTCTCAGACGACCATAACCAAAACCA TCCGGATAGCGGCACCGTCCACGCCGGCCGTCTCCAACGTCCTCATCAACccgtctctgattggctccaaAAACATCCTGATCAGCACCAACATGGCGTCGCAGAGCTCGGGGGGCGAGTCGCTGAAGAGGAAgcacgaggacgaggacgactACGACGCTCTATGA
- the taf9 gene encoding transcription initiation factor TFIID subunit 9 isoform X2 yields MSAPKTIPKDAQVMIQILKDMGITEYEPRVINQMLEFTYRYVTTIIEDAKIYATHAKKSNVDADDIKLAIQCRMDQSFTSPPPRDFLLEVARQKNQAPLPLIKPYTGPRLPPDRYCLTAPNYRLKSVQKKVSSAGRISVPRLSVSAVSSRPTTPTLGTPSVQSVTAKVGAPVSLTGQRFTVQIPPPSQTTITKTTAPSTPAVSNVLINPSLIGSKNILISTNMASQSSGGESLKRKHEDEDDYDAL; encoded by the exons ATGTCTGCTCCGAAAACGATCCCGAAAGATGCTCAG GTGATGATCCAGATCCTGAAGGACATGGGCATCACCGAGTACGAACCTCGGGTCATCAACCAGATGCTGGAGTTCACCTACC GCTACGTGACGACCATCATCGAGGACGCCAAAATCTACGCGACACACGCCAAGAAGTCCAACGTGGACGCGGACGACATCAAACTGGCGATCCAGTGTCGCATGGACCAGTCGTTCACTTCACCGCCACCACGAGAT TTCCTGTTGGAGGTTGCGAGGCAGAAGAACCAGGCTCCTCTGCCGCTCATCAAACCGTACACGGGACCTCGACTCCCCCCCGACCGCTACTGCCTGACGGCGCCAAACTACCGACTCAAGTCCGTCCAGAAGAAG gtGTCGTCCGCCGGCAGGATCTCGGTGCCTCGCCTCAGTGTCAGCGCCGTCTCCAGCAGGCCGACCACGCCCACCCTCG GAACTCCATCGGTTCAGTCCGTCACCGCCAAAGTCGGAGCTCCGGTGTCTCTGACGGGTCAAAGGTTCACGGTGCAGATTCCACCGCCCTCTCAGACGACCATAACCAAAACCA CGGCACCGTCCACGCCGGCCGTCTCCAACGTCCTCATCAACccgtctctgattggctccaaAAACATCCTGATCAGCACCAACATGGCGTCGCAGAGCTCGGGGGGCGAGTCGCTGAAGAGGAAgcacgaggacgaggacgactACGACGCTCTATGA
- the LOC133970039 gene encoding arrestin red cell isoform X2 has translation MGDKAGTRVFKKSSPNCKVTVYLGKRDFVDHLDHVDPVDGVILVDPEYLKDRKVFVTLTCAFRYGREDLDVLGLSFRKDLYISTFQAFPPVPEERKPNSRLQERLLKKLGQHAHPFYFTVPQNLPCSVTLQPGPEDTGKACGVDFEIRAFCAKSIEEKIHKRNSVRLVIRKVQYAPEKPGPQPMVETTRSFLMSDRSLHLEASLDKELYYHGEPISVNVHVTNNSTKTVKRVKISVRQYADICLFSTAQYKCPVAQQEADDQVSSSSTFCKVYTLTPTLDKNREKRGLALDGKLKHEDTNLASSTIVKDVTNKEVLGILVSYRVKVKLVVSRGGLLRGMLERDVSVELPFILMHPKPVEAPVSRPQSAVPEMDPPIDTNLIEFDTNISQDDDFVFEDFARLRLKGAVDDKDEDC, from the exons aGTTTTTAAGAAGTCCAGCCCCAACTGTAAG GTGACAGTTTACCTGGGAAAGAGAGACTTCGTGGATCATCTGGATCACGTGGATCCTGTAG ACGGAGTGATCCTCGTCGACCCCGAGTATCTGAAGGACAGGAAAG TCTTCGTCACGTTGACGTGTGCGTTTCGTTACGGACGCGAGGACCTGGACGTGCTGGGTCTGTCGTTCAGGAAGGATCTCTACATCTCCACCTTCCAG GCGTTTCCTCCGGTGCCTGAGGAGCGGAAACCAAACAGTCGCCTTCAGGAGCGGCTGCTGAAGAAACTCGGCCAACATGCACACCCCTTCTACTTCACT GTTCCTCAGAACCTCCCGTGTTCTGTCACTTTACAGCCCGGCCCAGAGGACACTGggaag GCCTGTGGCGTGGACTTTGAGATCAGAGCTTTCTGCGCCAAGTCAATAGAAGAGAAGATTCACAAGAG gaactCCGTGCGTCTGGTCATCAGGAAGGTTCAGTATGCTCCAGAGAAACCAGGTCCTCAGCCGATGGTGGAGACGACTCGCAGCTTCCTGATGTCGGACAGGTCCCTGCACCTGGAGGCCTCTCTGGACAaggag ctgtatTACCACGGCGAGCCCATCAGCGTCAACGTTCACGTCACCAACAACTCCACCAAGACCGTCAAGAGGGTGAAGATCTCAG TGCGTCAGTATGCAGACATCTGTCTGTTCAGCACGGCTCAGTACAAATGTCCTGTGGCTCAGCAGGAGGCAGA TGACCAGGTGTCGTCCAGCTCCACCTTCTGTAAAGTTTACACTCTGACTCCCACGCTCGACAAGAACCGAGAGAAGAGAGGACTCGCCCTGGACGGGAAGCTGAAGCACGAAGACACCAACCTGGCCTCGTCCACCAt TGTGAAGGACGTCACCAACAAAGAGGTTCTGGGGATCCTGGTGTCGTACAGAGTCAAAGTGAAGCTGGTGGTCTCACGTGgagg GCTGCTGCGAGGCATGTTGGAGAG agACGTGTCTGTGGAGCTCCCCTTCATCTTGATGCATCCTAAACCTGTGGAAGCTCCAGTGTCTCGTCCTCAATCag ctGTTCCGGAGATGGACCCCCCCATCGACACCAACTTGATAGAGTTTGACACAAA CATCTCCCAGGACGATGACTTCGTCTTCGAGGACTTCGCCCGCCTGCGACTCAAAGGAGCCGTGGACGACAAAGACGAGGACTGCTAG
- the cdx1b gene encoding homeobox protein CDX-1b: protein MQRDPPSPGAMFVSYLQLDKEPPMYPHQNPGTRHPGLGLSPQSFPVSASPQYSDFGYHHHHHHHGLSNDPHPVQQAGPGAGGWSPAYPPPPPATRDDWSTHHYGHQAAAAAAAAAAGGGPASSSVPGAVGPPLGFSPPEFPGQPPALLPGAGQLSPGSPLRRNPYDWIRRSSAPPANPNGKTRTKDKYRVVYTDHQRLELEKEFHYSRYITIRRKAELATALSLSERQVKIWFQNRRAKERKINKKKLQQPASSTTTPTPPNGSSGSGGGGGGGGGGGGFHRNGGSSVPMVTSSSGMVSPSSLPLNIKEEY from the exons ATGCAGAGGGACCCCCCCTCACCTGGAGCCATGTTCGTCAGTTACCTGCAGCTGGATAAGGAACCCCCCATGTACCCGCACCAGAACCCGGGCACCCGGCACCCGGGGCTCGGCCTCAGCCCGCAGAGCTTCCCGGTGTCCGCCTCGCCTCAGTACTCTGACTTCggctaccaccaccaccaccaccaccacggccTCAGCAACGACCCGCACCCGGTGCAGCAGGCCGGGCCGGGCGCTGGTGGCTGGAGCCCGGCCTACCCCCCACCTCCTCCGGCCACCCGGGACGACTGGTCCACCCACCACTACGGACACCaggccgccgccgccgcagcGGCCGCGGCTGCCGGGGGAGGTCCCGCATCGTCCTCGGTGCCCGGAGCGGTGGGTCCCCCCCTGGGGTTCAGCCCCCCGGAGTTCCCCGGGCAGCCTCCAGCGCTGCTGCCGGGAGCGGGGCAGCTGTCCCCCGGGTCCCCGCTGAGGAGGAACCCGTACGACTGGATCCGTCGCTCCTCCGCTCCGCCCGCCAACCCAA ACGGAAAGACTCGGACCAAAGACAAGTACCGCGTGGTTTACACCGACCACCAGCGCCTGGAGCTAGAGAAGGAGTTCCACTACAGCAGGTACATCACCATCCGGAGGAAGGCGGAGCTCGCCACGGCGCTTAGCCTCTCGGAGAGACAG GTGAAGATCTGGTTCCAGAATCGCCGGGCGAAGGAACGTAAGATCAacaagaagaagctgcagcagcccgCCTCCTCCACGACCACGCCCACCCCGCCCAACGGGAGCAGtggcagcggaggaggaggagggggagggggagggggaggcggTTTCCATAGAAACGGAGGCAGCAGTGTCCCCATGGTGACGAGCAGCAGCGGGATGGTGTCCCCCTCGTCGCTGCCTCTCAACATCAAAGAGGAGTACTGA
- the LOC133970039 gene encoding arrestin red cell isoform X1, with translation MGDKAGTRVFKKSSPNCKVTVYLGKRDFVDHLDHVDPVDGVILVDPEYLKDRKVFVTLTCAFRYGREDLDVLGLSFRKDLYISTFQAFPPVPEERKPNSRLQERLLKKLGQHAHPFYFTVPQNLPCSVTLQPGPEDTGKACGVDFEIRAFCAKSIEEKIHKRNSVRLVIRKVQYAPEKPGPQPMVETTRSFLMSDRSLHLEASLDKELYYHGEPISVNVHVTNNSTKTVKRVKISVRQYADICLFSTAQYKCPVAQQEADDQVSSSSTFCKVYTLTPTLDKNREKRGLALDGKLKHEDTNLASSTIVKDVTNKEVLGILVSYRVKVKLVVSRGGLLRGMLERDVSVELPFILMHPKPVEAPVSRPQSAVPEMDPPIDTNLIEFDTNSISQDDDFVFEDFARLRLKGAVDDKDEDC, from the exons aGTTTTTAAGAAGTCCAGCCCCAACTGTAAG GTGACAGTTTACCTGGGAAAGAGAGACTTCGTGGATCATCTGGATCACGTGGATCCTGTAG ACGGAGTGATCCTCGTCGACCCCGAGTATCTGAAGGACAGGAAAG TCTTCGTCACGTTGACGTGTGCGTTTCGTTACGGACGCGAGGACCTGGACGTGCTGGGTCTGTCGTTCAGGAAGGATCTCTACATCTCCACCTTCCAG GCGTTTCCTCCGGTGCCTGAGGAGCGGAAACCAAACAGTCGCCTTCAGGAGCGGCTGCTGAAGAAACTCGGCCAACATGCACACCCCTTCTACTTCACT GTTCCTCAGAACCTCCCGTGTTCTGTCACTTTACAGCCCGGCCCAGAGGACACTGggaag GCCTGTGGCGTGGACTTTGAGATCAGAGCTTTCTGCGCCAAGTCAATAGAAGAGAAGATTCACAAGAG gaactCCGTGCGTCTGGTCATCAGGAAGGTTCAGTATGCTCCAGAGAAACCAGGTCCTCAGCCGATGGTGGAGACGACTCGCAGCTTCCTGATGTCGGACAGGTCCCTGCACCTGGAGGCCTCTCTGGACAaggag ctgtatTACCACGGCGAGCCCATCAGCGTCAACGTTCACGTCACCAACAACTCCACCAAGACCGTCAAGAGGGTGAAGATCTCAG TGCGTCAGTATGCAGACATCTGTCTGTTCAGCACGGCTCAGTACAAATGTCCTGTGGCTCAGCAGGAGGCAGA TGACCAGGTGTCGTCCAGCTCCACCTTCTGTAAAGTTTACACTCTGACTCCCACGCTCGACAAGAACCGAGAGAAGAGAGGACTCGCCCTGGACGGGAAGCTGAAGCACGAAGACACCAACCTGGCCTCGTCCACCAt TGTGAAGGACGTCACCAACAAAGAGGTTCTGGGGATCCTGGTGTCGTACAGAGTCAAAGTGAAGCTGGTGGTCTCACGTGgagg GCTGCTGCGAGGCATGTTGGAGAG agACGTGTCTGTGGAGCTCCCCTTCATCTTGATGCATCCTAAACCTGTGGAAGCTCCAGTGTCTCGTCCTCAATCag ctGTTCCGGAGATGGACCCCCCCATCGACACCAACTTGATAGAGTTTGACACAAA CAGCATCTCCCAGGACGATGACTTCGTCTTCGAGGACTTCGCCCGCCTGCGACTCAAAGGAGCCGTGGACGACAAAGACGAGGACTGCTAG